A single window of Synechococcus sp. CBW1004 DNA harbors:
- a CDS encoding glycosyltransferase produces the protein MPDTLPPDWHADLAPEAVLRPGALAWLRGWLARQGDGADLLYGDEDRLDGAGRRHAPWFKPGWVPESFWSTPWLGSGSFWRISWLQCHGLWPPPSSGASGAAGSVAAGSGAAGGGGPDGLAQWQWQLRALEQRPRLAHLPRILIHRRTGDASGMPGGIGALPTATLAAALADHLRRSGEGPVLVQPLPALTSTAGTTSGSAATEEPRFGLSWAVPPTWRMSVVVLSRDRPDLLQRCLSSVEANAAVARRRGLDLEWILVDNGSRLEATAALLHHWRQRPGSRLHVLPLDQPFNWSLLNNRAAATSRAELLLFLNNDIEAPAPSSGSDWLAVMVGQALRPAIGAVGARLLYRDGSLQHAGLLPPLGQGCEHPYRHLSPTRLPHRGRAGFLTGWPAVTGACLMVRRTLWQRSGGFDPALPVEGNDVDFCLRLGHLGLRHVVCPEATLLHHEGASRDLSRSATWGPAQALLQRRWPGAMAQAAPWWPRACSLETTDGRPRELAGRGWP, from the coding sequence GTGCCCGACACCCTGCCGCCCGACTGGCATGCCGACCTCGCCCCCGAGGCCGTGCTGCGCCCCGGTGCCCTGGCCTGGCTGCGGGGCTGGCTGGCACGGCAGGGAGACGGCGCCGATCTCCTCTACGGCGACGAGGACCGCCTGGATGGGGCGGGCCGGCGCCACGCCCCCTGGTTCAAGCCCGGCTGGGTGCCGGAGAGCTTCTGGAGCACCCCCTGGCTGGGCAGCGGCTCCTTCTGGCGGATCTCCTGGCTGCAGTGCCACGGCCTCTGGCCCCCTCCCTCCTCCGGCGCCTCCGGCGCTGCCGGCAGCGTGGCAGCGGGCAGTGGCGCGGCGGGCGGTGGCGGGCCGGACGGGCTCGCCCAATGGCAGTGGCAGCTGCGGGCCCTGGAGCAGCGCCCGCGCCTCGCCCACCTGCCGCGGATCCTGATCCACCGCCGCACGGGCGACGCCAGCGGGATGCCCGGCGGCATTGGTGCACTACCCACTGCCACGCTGGCCGCGGCCCTGGCCGACCACCTGCGGCGCAGCGGCGAGGGCCCCGTGCTGGTGCAGCCCCTCCCTGCCCTCACCAGCACCGCCGGCACTACCAGCGGGTCCGCCGCCACTGAGGAGCCGCGCTTCGGGCTCAGCTGGGCCGTACCGCCCACCTGGCGCATGAGCGTGGTGGTGCTCAGCCGCGACCGGCCCGATCTGCTGCAGCGCTGCCTGTCCAGCGTCGAGGCCAACGCCGCGGTGGCCCGCCGCCGCGGCCTGGATCTGGAGTGGATCCTGGTGGACAACGGCTCCCGCCTTGAGGCCACCGCCGCGCTGCTGCACCACTGGCGGCAGCGCCCCGGCAGCCGCCTGCACGTGCTGCCGCTCGATCAACCGTTCAACTGGAGCCTGCTCAACAACCGCGCCGCCGCCACCAGCCGCGCCGAGCTGCTGCTGTTCCTCAACAACGACATCGAGGCGCCCGCTCCCTCCTCCGGCAGCGACTGGCTGGCGGTGATGGTCGGCCAGGCCCTGCGCCCGGCGATCGGAGCCGTCGGCGCCCGGCTGCTCTATCGCGACGGCTCCCTCCAGCACGCCGGCCTGCTGCCGCCGCTGGGCCAGGGCTGTGAGCATCCCTACCGCCATCTCTCGCCGACGCGGCTGCCCCATCGGGGCCGCGCCGGGTTCCTCACCGGCTGGCCGGCCGTCACCGGCGCCTGCCTGATGGTGCGCCGGACGCTGTGGCAGCGCAGCGGCGGCTTCGATCCGGCGCTGCCGGTGGAGGGCAATGACGTGGACTTCTGCCTGCGGCTCGGCCACCTCGGCCTGCGCCATGTGGTCTGCCCGGAGGCCACCCTCCTGCATCACGAGGGCGCCAGCCGCGACCTCAGCCGCAGCGCCACCTGGGGGCCGGCCCAGGCCCTGCTGCAGCGGCGCTGGCCCGGGGCGATGGCCCAGGCCGCTCCCTGGTGGCCCCGGGCCTGCAGCCTCGAAACCACCGATGGCCGCCCCCGCGAGCTGGCGGGCCGCGGCTGGCCCTAG